A window from Hymenobacter volaticus encodes these proteins:
- a CDS encoding esterase/lipase family protein, producing MTDDQLPTDSASDPPAGKQPSRWQRAVTAVGRVAVVPFNTAGYLYRTGQQNRHFTLPVLNGAFGDQLAERHDRRAIQMSFRRHGADVSVASLRLEPTADGRPRKTVVFLHGLMGDEVIWQTGSPEGLRYGPRLQQDTGANCLYVRYNTGLHISENGKQLNLLLLELLTTFPDAIGDLILMGHSMGGLVIRSAGYYASPPQNTLERQASINEAAQSDAHYVATQTSRPQPSTWLAHLRDVFLLGVPNDGSFLEQNSHFTSVVLRKINLRPTRFISGLIDKRSNGIKDLRHAILVDEDWQDPHANDLFPPRTLVPPLPGVRYHVLVGSLLKSANSALHDYFGDGLVGAGSALGRVFGDPALPPEQQISTRVFSKLHHGSLLSNQEVYQYLRDRVNQTRG from the coding sequence GTGACCGACGACCAGCTACCAACCGATTCCGCGTCCGACCCGCCAGCCGGAAAGCAACCCTCCCGGTGGCAACGCGCAGTGACGGCCGTTGGTCGGGTGGCAGTGGTGCCTTTCAACACAGCAGGCTACCTCTACCGGACCGGTCAGCAAAACCGGCACTTCACGCTCCCGGTCCTTAACGGTGCTTTCGGCGACCAACTTGCCGAGCGCCACGACCGGCGAGCTATTCAGATGAGCTTCCGGCGGCATGGCGCTGATGTCTCTGTGGCGTCGTTGCGGCTAGAACCCACAGCCGATGGGCGCCCACGCAAAACGGTGGTATTTCTGCATGGCCTGATGGGCGACGAGGTAATTTGGCAAACGGGGTCGCCGGAAGGGTTGCGGTACGGTCCACGTCTGCAACAAGACACCGGTGCCAACTGCCTCTACGTTCGCTACAACACGGGCCTGCACATCTCCGAGAATGGCAAGCAACTCAACCTTCTTCTCCTTGAGTTACTAACCACGTTTCCCGACGCCATCGGCGATTTAATCCTGATGGGTCACAGCATGGGGGGCCTCGTTATTCGGAGCGCGGGTTACTACGCGTCTCCCCCACAGAATACGCTTGAGCGGCAAGCGTCTATCAACGAAGCCGCGCAGAGCGACGCTCACTACGTAGCAACTCAAACCTCGCGTCCACAACCAAGCACCTGGCTAGCCCACCTGCGCGACGTATTCCTGTTGGGGGTACCCAACGACGGCTCCTTTTTAGAGCAGAACAGTCATTTCACGTCGGTGGTACTCCGCAAAATCAACTTGCGACCAACCCGCTTTATCAGTGGCCTAATCGATAAGCGTAGCAACGGCATCAAGGACCTGCGGCACGCTATTTTGGTTGATGAGGACTGGCAAGACCCACACGCCAACGACTTATTTCCGCCGCGCACGTTGGTACCGCCATTGCCGGGTGTCCGCTACCATGTGCTCGTTGGCTCCCTGCTCAAATCCGCCAACTCTGCCCTCCACGACTACTTCGGCGACGGACTTGTGGGCGCTGGCAGTGCCCTCGGCCGTGTTTTTGGCGACCCAGCCCTGCCACCAGAGCAGCAGATCAGCACCCGCGTATTCTCCAAGCTTCACCATGGCAGCTTGCTTAGCAACCAAGAGGTGTATCAGTACCTCCGCGACCGAGTAAACCAAACGCGAGGTTAG